Proteins found in one bacterium genomic segment:
- the lgt gene encoding prolipoprotein diacylglyceryl transferase produces the protein MNPICFHIGSHPIYWYGVMMALAFMAGLLHWHWLGHRTRRDTALASDLAFWLMIGGILGARAAYVISNFDYFWAAPQEIIRVDQGGLIFYGGLIGGVLAFFILSKWRHLKVWDLADFTVTALPLGHALGRVGCFLNGCCGGCEATSPSFLTGGLSHYPVQLYEAFFNLGVYGLLTWYFLYKRGTKYGSVVALYLMSYPVIRFLLEFIRGDDRMRAGGLDVAQLISLSLILIGIILWIFTRKK, from the coding sequence ATGAATCCTATTTGTTTTCATATCGGATCACACCCCATCTATTGGTACGGAGTGATGATGGCCCTCGCCTTCATGGCAGGCCTGCTTCATTGGCACTGGCTTGGCCACCGGACCCGACGCGATACCGCCCTGGCTTCTGACCTGGCGTTCTGGCTCATGATCGGAGGCATCTTGGGCGCCAGAGCTGCCTATGTAATCTCCAACTTTGACTATTTTTGGGCAGCCCCTCAGGAGATCATCCGGGTGGATCAAGGCGGCTTAATTTTCTACGGGGGTCTCATTGGTGGCGTACTGGCCTTTTTCATTCTTTCAAAATGGCGCCACCTCAAGGTCTGGGATCTTGCCGACTTCACCGTCACGGCCCTCCCGCTGGGTCACGCACTGGGTCGTGTGGGCTGTTTTCTAAATGGGTGCTGCGGCGGCTGTGAGGCCACCTCCCCGTCTTTCCTCACCGGGGGACTCTCGCACTACCCTGTTCAACTTTATGAGGCCTTTTTCAACCTGGGGGTGTATGGCCTCTTGACATGGTATTTCCTCTATAAGCGGGGGACTAAATATGGCTCTGTGGTCGCCCTCTATCTGATGAGCTACCCCGTTATCCGCTTCCTGCTGGAATTCATCCGGGGCGATGACCGCATGCGGGCGGGTGGGCTTGATGTCGCCCAACTCATCAGCCTATCCCTGATTCTGATCGGCATTATTTTGTGGATCTTCACCCGGAAAAAATGA
- a CDS encoding DUF5703 domain-containing protein, producing MTVGTREKCSVDDYNVVWHTPSRDSSGSMPLGNGDVALNVWVEEGGDLLFYIAKPANPSGRNWCCATARFISPLVRG from the coding sequence ATGACAGTCGGGACCAGGGAGAAGTGTTCGGTTGATGACTATAACGTGGTGTGGCACACGCCGAGCCGGGACTCCTCCGGCTCGATGCCGCTGGGCAATGGCGATGTGGCGCTGAACGTCTGGGTGGAGGAGGGGGGCGACCTGCTGTTTTATATCGCCAAGCCGGCCAACCCTTCCGGCAGGAACTGGTGTTGCGCAACGGCGAGATTCATATCACCGCTGGTAAGGGGCTGA
- a CDS encoding RluA family pseudouridine synthase has translation MKVLPDGKGKRLDAWLSLVQPDLSRARIQDLIRSGHITLNGKPTKPSQSLITGQEIQINVPAPVEVDLKPEAIPLDILFEDTDLIVLNKPAGLVVHPAAGHASGTLVNALLSHCSDLAGIGGEKRPGIVHRLDRDTTGVMVVAKNDMAMKALADQFKHRQTTKEYLALVWGHLNPSSGRTETLIGRNPHDRKKMCTKPDIGRNAITNYETQEKFTNTSLLRIHIETGRTHQIRVHMAHLGHSIIGDPQYGRPRHNVLPVAIPLRQMLHAAQLTFMHPVSGQTLTVKAPLPEDMQVLIDILRNKHTSLK, from the coding sequence ATGAAAGTACTTCCCGATGGCAAAGGCAAGCGGCTGGACGCCTGGTTGAGTTTGGTTCAGCCCGATCTTTCGCGGGCTCGCATACAGGACTTAATCCGATCGGGCCATATTACCCTCAACGGGAAACCGACCAAACCCAGCCAGTCCCTCATAACGGGCCAGGAAATCCAAATCAATGTTCCCGCCCCCGTTGAGGTCGACCTCAAGCCGGAGGCCATCCCGCTGGATATTTTATTTGAGGATACTGATCTGATCGTTCTCAACAAACCCGCCGGGCTCGTCGTCCATCCCGCCGCCGGACACGCCTCAGGCACTCTGGTGAATGCCCTTCTATCACACTGCTCCGACCTGGCAGGTATTGGCGGGGAAAAGCGGCCGGGCATCGTGCACCGGCTCGACCGGGACACCACCGGCGTCATGGTCGTGGCCAAAAATGACATGGCTATGAAAGCACTGGCCGACCAGTTCAAACACCGGCAGACCACCAAGGAATATCTGGCCCTGGTCTGGGGACACCTGAATCCGTCATCCGGTCGCACCGAGACCCTTATTGGCAGAAATCCCCACGACCGGAAAAAGATGTGCACGAAACCGGATATCGGGCGTAATGCGATCACGAATTACGAAACACAGGAAAAATTCACGAACACCTCGTTGCTCCGCATCCATATTGAAACCGGGCGTACCCATCAAATCCGCGTTCATATGGCCCACCTTGGACATTCGATCATCGGCGACCCTCAATACGGCCGGCCTCGACATAACGTCCTCCCTGTCGCCATACCCCTCCGTCAGATGCTCCATGCCGCACAGTTGACCTTTATGCATCCCGTCTCCGGCCAGACCTTAACCGTAAAGGCACCCCTTCCGGAGGATATGCAGGTGTTAATAGACATCCTTCGCAACAAACACACATCTTTAAAGTAA
- a CDS encoding protein kinase — MATSLTDIITDPMHETTCVKCHHLLDISGLPTFTQIACPECGFAQGVPGKLGAFVLVELLGKGGMGAVYRGHDVGLNRWVAVKVMQSSFGGNPEFVETFRREAQAAAALNHPNIVQIYSFGVAHGQPYLVMELLEGGRLDNMIAKGEPLNEALILKIAADVAEGLNAAATIGLIHGDVKPENILMDSNGVAKVVDFGLAQFKAKAEGGTAKGIWGTPYYIAPEKLRGHPADARSDIYSLGGTMFHALALKPPFEGETPMDVVKARLKDPAPPLHHLRPDITHEVETIVSRMLEAEPQKRYPNYNSLLSDIRRVLAAIAPPVEHGPQITKKSGKFVMTKKKGGGTPAVMTASTSGAIAQSGIMEPLPEGQPKKSSHKLKIILWSVLGGVALLGAIGGGVAYHVAQTHKTQAAKDKAQVAKALKSIEQILKEFQPIAGDFSNRVIMAGIWSSNAQHLVSMVATGAAVLGDAAEWAGASSNAMVLSDSVTKFMTGTMVRASTEFNGMLDGVASQRVVVVTATNPGVAMAALYSVTNIPGRVVDLHKSVADEMAKISKGAEAIEPLIAKFSKVVKTAISDSTEAVRRAAEEKAARDKIEAERLAVEKVEAAKQAKIQADMSEIEAARKASVEFVQQHRFVQALNKVELATTGLQTPEGKAKGKQMVKAYKTLVELKTAIIDGIKASVKQNPETGYRFGWMGDRDILGADEAKIVTRDAQYTWETVSAAQMMRFIKYYIEKGDMGRYDQAQHFFAVALYIHEAFPGNEKAAAQGAKYLKDAIRARSTLDEMAKAILPDMASN; from the coding sequence ATGGCGACAAGTTTAACCGACATCATAACGGATCCGATGCACGAAACCACGTGCGTCAAGTGCCACCATTTATTGGATATTTCCGGGCTTCCGACGTTCACCCAAATTGCCTGCCCTGAATGTGGATTCGCACAAGGGGTCCCCGGCAAACTGGGCGCTTTCGTGCTAGTCGAACTGCTTGGAAAAGGTGGGATGGGGGCGGTTTATCGGGGTCATGACGTGGGGCTGAATCGGTGGGTTGCCGTCAAGGTGATGCAGTCCAGTTTCGGCGGGAACCCTGAGTTTGTGGAAACCTTCCGGCGCGAAGCGCAAGCGGCGGCCGCTCTGAACCATCCGAATATTGTCCAAATCTATTCCTTTGGTGTGGCGCATGGGCAACCCTATCTGGTTATGGAACTGCTGGAGGGTGGGCGACTGGATAACATGATTGCCAAAGGTGAGCCGCTCAATGAAGCCTTAATTCTCAAGATTGCCGCTGATGTAGCGGAAGGCTTGAATGCCGCGGCAACCATTGGCTTGATTCATGGTGACGTCAAACCTGAAAACATTCTCATGGATAGTAATGGCGTAGCCAAGGTGGTGGACTTCGGTTTGGCTCAATTTAAAGCCAAGGCGGAAGGCGGCACGGCCAAAGGAATTTGGGGAACCCCATATTACATTGCGCCGGAGAAACTCCGGGGGCATCCGGCGGATGCGCGTTCTGATATTTACAGCCTTGGTGGAACTATGTTTCACGCGCTGGCCTTGAAACCCCCGTTCGAGGGCGAAACCCCGATGGATGTGGTCAAGGCTCGCCTCAAGGATCCCGCCCCGCCCCTGCATCACTTACGTCCCGATATCACACACGAAGTTGAGACGATTGTCAGTCGGATGCTGGAGGCGGAACCCCAGAAGCGTTATCCTAATTATAATTCTTTGCTTTCCGATATCCGGCGGGTATTGGCCGCGATTGCGCCACCCGTGGAGCATGGTCCGCAAATCACGAAGAAAAGCGGGAAATTTGTGATGACCAAGAAGAAAGGGGGGGGTACCCCGGCGGTGATGACGGCGAGTACTTCAGGGGCAATTGCCCAAAGCGGAATTATGGAGCCGCTGCCCGAGGGACAGCCGAAGAAGAGCTCCCACAAGTTGAAGATCATTCTTTGGAGTGTGTTAGGGGGCGTTGCGTTGCTCGGCGCGATTGGAGGGGGGGTGGCCTACCATGTGGCTCAAACCCATAAGACTCAAGCGGCGAAGGACAAAGCGCAAGTGGCAAAGGCTTTGAAGAGTATCGAGCAGATACTAAAAGAATTTCAGCCCATTGCGGGAGACTTTTCAAATCGTGTCATCATGGCGGGAATATGGTCTTCCAATGCCCAGCACCTGGTTTCAATGGTGGCCACCGGAGCCGCCGTTCTTGGGGATGCGGCTGAATGGGCGGGCGCCAGTTCCAATGCCATGGTCTTGAGCGATTCGGTGACTAAATTTATGACTGGCACCATGGTGCGAGCGAGCACGGAGTTTAATGGCATGCTTGATGGGGTGGCCTCTCAGCGTGTGGTGGTGGTAACTGCCACGAATCCCGGTGTGGCCATGGCGGCACTTTATTCGGTCACAAATATTCCCGGGCGCGTGGTGGATCTCCATAAATCGGTGGCGGATGAAATGGCTAAAATTTCAAAGGGGGCGGAGGCGATCGAGCCTTTGATCGCCAAATTCTCAAAGGTCGTTAAAACCGCCATTTCTGATTCAACTGAGGCGGTCAGAAGAGCGGCAGAAGAAAAAGCGGCCCGGGATAAAATTGAAGCCGAACGGTTGGCGGTGGAGAAAGTGGAGGCGGCGAAACAGGCGAAAATTCAGGCTGACATGAGCGAAATTGAGGCCGCGCGGAAAGCCAGCGTTGAGTTTGTTCAGCAACATCGATTCGTGCAGGCTCTGAATAAAGTTGAGTTGGCGACAACTGGACTGCAGACACCCGAAGGAAAAGCCAAGGGAAAACAGATGGTTAAGGCCTACAAGACTCTGGTCGAACTGAAGACGGCGATTATTGATGGCATTAAAGCGAGTGTGAAGCAAAACCCTGAAACTGGATACCGGTTTGGATGGATGGGGGACAGGGATATCCTGGGCGCGGATGAGGCGAAAATCGTGACGCGCGATGCTCAATATACCTGGGAAACGGTGTCAGCCGCTCAAATGATGCGCTTTATCAAGTATTACATCGAGAAGGGGGATATGGGGCGGTATGATCAAGCCCAGCATTTCTTCGCAGTGGCACTCTATATACATGAGGCTTTCCCTGGAAATGAAAAAGCCGCGGCGCAGGGAGCCAAATATCTCAAAGATGCGATTCGTGCGCGATCCACCCTCGATGAAATGGCGAAGGCGATTCTGCCGGATATGGCCTCGAACTAA
- a CDS encoding right-handed parallel beta-helix repeat-containing protein, with the protein MTDDVLNLFVSPLGNDRWFGTLVVPSADGSDGPLATLAGARDAIRRLKHRPGGLSQPVTVHVAAGVYELVETLRFTPEDCGTAECPIRFVAAAGAAPVISGGRRITGWRETQHNGLRCWVAELPDVVTGKWNFTRLYVNDTPRQRPRLPKTGFHRFTGLAGCEDSGFKWGHGPDRANFAPGEIRLWHNWQDAEIISYQLWFDTHHRIKAIDEATGTVHFLANSLGSLKDERGEFARYFVENVFEALDTPGEWYLDRVAGRLHYLPLAEESLATTTVYAPQLEEIVRIQGEANRRVMHLHFENLTFAHQHWELPSDCTGYIQAAFGVPGAIILEGAEACIFYGCTIAHVNGYGLEVLAGSTENVIAACVVHDTGAGGVKVGHEQYSPHEAAVGKPMTGEYPPIATTVVDCTIRDCGHIFPSAIGIWVGNSGWNRLIHNRIFNCDYTGISCGWIWGYAPSRTVCNRIEYNHIHHINHREILSDNGGIYTLGQQPGTVLRGNVIHDISCYGYGAWGIYPDEGSSEMRVEQNLVCGTKKAAYSTHYGRDNLVQNNIFANSREDHLGLGKHELHRSTVFRRNVVLTANGRIQTGGTWEPAHYTASDNLYWTLDGTPLTFHGQSLETLQKTGQNLGAVVADPLFLDGAGGDFSLRPDSPALQTGFRPFDWRSAGPRLSAEKPLSYEAYSRRFGLTTLDVPVVRTQIRLITPMADLQNGGLAEFSVTLTNVGRAATRGAVRLSGGPKGAAGSPSVRKITYALQPGEAITEHVTLKVRRDAQEFWLDSEPTGKDTVPARALVMGTRSWQVPLVDGVETPETIPAAVKRVTARRIAFGERTAAEVKLAASDAGLLFHARFHEPTLRPNPEQPWAGTGFELVVYQPIPADFPIDKPLPKMQVCLVPRAGGVGADGVRVDVVANKAVPAPEIRLCSQPVSGGCELAAIIPWALFGFEQRPTEFPFDLVTDVVDPVTGGIVQLTAGRSVWKGWRSLKEQLTINA; encoded by the coding sequence ATGACTGATGATGTATTGAATCTTTTTGTTTCACCCCTTGGCAATGACCGCTGGTTCGGGACTCTTGTCGTCCCATCCGCAGACGGTTCGGATGGGCCTTTGGCAACGCTGGCGGGAGCGCGGGACGCGATCCGGCGCCTGAAACACCGTCCGGGCGGGTTGTCGCAGCCGGTGACGGTGCATGTGGCCGCCGGGGTCTATGAACTGGTGGAGACGCTGCGCTTTACGCCGGAAGATTGCGGCACGGCGGAGTGTCCGATCCGCTTTGTGGCTGCAGCAGGTGCCGCACCGGTGATCAGCGGCGGACGCCGCATCACCGGCTGGCGAGAAACGCAGCACAACGGATTGCGCTGCTGGGTCGCCGAGTTGCCCGACGTGGTCACGGGGAAATGGAACTTCACCCGACTCTATGTCAACGACACGCCGCGCCAGCGGCCGCGCCTGCCGAAAACCGGCTTCCACCGCTTTACAGGACTGGCCGGTTGCGAGGATTCGGGGTTCAAATGGGGGCATGGGCCGGATCGGGCCAATTTCGCGCCGGGTGAGATTCGTCTGTGGCACAACTGGCAGGATGCGGAGATCATCAGCTATCAGCTCTGGTTCGATACGCATCACCGGATCAAGGCCATTGACGAGGCGACCGGAACCGTTCATTTCCTCGCCAATAGTCTTGGCAGCCTTAAGGATGAACGCGGCGAGTTCGCCCGCTATTTCGTTGAAAATGTCTTCGAGGCGCTCGACACGCCCGGCGAGTGGTATCTCGACCGGGTGGCGGGTCGGCTCCATTACCTGCCGCTTGCGGAGGAAAGCTTGGCGACGACAACGGTATACGCCCCGCAGTTGGAGGAGATTGTGCGCATTCAGGGGGAAGCCAACAGGCGCGTGATGCATCTCCACTTCGAGAACCTGACCTTCGCCCACCAGCATTGGGAGTTACCGTCCGATTGCACGGGCTACATCCAGGCGGCTTTTGGCGTGCCTGGCGCGATCATTCTGGAAGGCGCGGAGGCCTGTATTTTTTATGGCTGTACCATTGCCCATGTCAACGGCTACGGACTGGAGGTGCTGGCGGGCAGTACGGAGAATGTCATTGCCGCTTGCGTCGTGCACGACACCGGCGCCGGTGGCGTCAAGGTCGGGCACGAGCAATACAGCCCCCATGAGGCGGCAGTCGGCAAACCCATGACCGGTGAGTATCCGCCCATCGCCACCACGGTGGTGGACTGCACCATCCGTGACTGCGGCCACATCTTTCCCAGTGCCATCGGCATCTGGGTCGGCAACAGCGGGTGGAACCGGCTCATCCATAACCGCATTTTCAACTGCGACTACACCGGGATCTCCTGTGGCTGGATCTGGGGCTATGCGCCGTCCAGAACGGTCTGCAACCGGATTGAGTACAACCACATCCATCACATCAACCACCGCGAAATCCTGAGCGACAACGGCGGGATCTACACCCTCGGCCAACAGCCGGGTACCGTCCTGCGCGGCAATGTGATCCACGACATCTCCTGCTACGGCTACGGAGCCTGGGGTATTTATCCGGACGAGGGCAGCTCAGAGATGCGGGTCGAGCAGAACTTGGTGTGCGGAACGAAGAAGGCCGCTTACAGCACCCATTACGGGCGCGACAACCTGGTGCAGAACAACATTTTCGCCAATAGCCGGGAGGATCATCTCGGCCTCGGCAAGCATGAGTTACACCGGTCCACGGTCTTCCGTCGCAATGTTGTGCTCACTGCCAATGGCCGGATCCAGACTGGTGGGACTTGGGAGCCTGCCCATTACACGGCGTCGGACAACCTCTACTGGACGCTGGATGGCACACCATTGACTTTCCATGGACAGAGTTTGGAGACGTTACAGAAGACCGGACAGAACCTGGGCGCGGTGGTGGCCGATCCGCTGTTCCTGGATGGGGCGGGAGGCGATTTCTCGCTGCGCCCCGATTCACCCGCCCTGCAAACCGGATTCCGGCCGTTCGATTGGCGGTCGGCGGGGCCGCGCCTGTCGGCGGAGAAGCCGCTGAGTTACGAGGCCTATTCCCGGCGATTTGGCCTGACCACCCTCGATGTGCCGGTTGTGCGCACGCAGATCAGATTGATCACGCCGATGGCGGATCTGCAAAATGGCGGGTTGGCAGAATTCTCGGTCACGCTGACGAATGTCGGCCGGGCCGCGACCAGGGGCGCGGTGCGTCTTTCCGGCGGACCTAAGGGTGCGGCGGGTTCGCCCAGTGTGCGCAAAATCACCTATGCGCTTCAGCCGGGCGAGGCGATTACCGAGCATGTGACGCTGAAAGTTCGACGGGATGCGCAGGAGTTCTGGTTGGATAGCGAGCCCACCGGGAAGGACACGGTGCCGGCCCGGGCATTGGTGATGGGAACCCGCTCGTGGCAGGTTCCGCTCGTGGACGGCGTGGAAACACCGGAAACCATCCCCGCGGCCGTCAAGCGGGTGACTGCGCGCCGGATCGCCTTTGGCGAACGTACGGCCGCCGAGGTGAAGCTGGCCGCCAGCGATGCTGGCTTGCTGTTCCATGCCCGGTTCCATGAACCGACCCTGCGCCCGAATCCGGAGCAACCCTGGGCCGGGACTGGGTTTGAATTGGTCGTCTATCAGCCCATACCGGCCGATTTTCCGATTGATAAACCCCTGCCCAAAATGCAGGTCTGCCTGGTACCGCGCGCTGGCGGGGTGGGCGCTGACGGCGTGCGGGTTGATGTGGTGGCCAACAAGGCCGTGCCCGCCCCGGAGATACGTCTCTGTTCCCAGCCGGTATCCGGCGGCTGTGAACTGGCGGCCATTATTCCCTGGGCTCTTTTCGGTTTCGAACAGCGTCCAACGGAATTCCCGTTCGATCTCGTCACCGACGTGGTGGATCCCGTGACGGGCGGGATTGTGCAATTGACCGCCGGCAGGTCGGTATGGAAGGGCTGGCGCAGTCTCAAGGAACAGCTAACCATCAATGCATAG